One Schistocerca cancellata isolate TAMUIC-IGC-003103 chromosome 1, iqSchCanc2.1, whole genome shotgun sequence genomic region harbors:
- the LOC126185602 gene encoding inverted formin-2-like, giving the protein MLQKLAQLDPTNPNVDSVWEALDSLSSEAIKPGFSIHKKPAQTQKYHERRADSINKTHSFDILNTSTVSTQTEVEYTREVKQLCDNEKQHQLSPSEAKLSFPAPPPLPPPPPCLPLPLITVVSSAIPSASGVLSPSSLAGYSSQKKNHVPSPPPIPNSDSFETLMLHRRHSLPAHLPDSASLWTPVKDKSNTLPLPKRKMKTLSWTKIPVSMIGESVWTEMQSEAKSLRVDFKQMEELFCQKTATVKHRKSSPVTLPSPITPKITLLETKRDLAVNIYLKQFKLGGKAVIEVIKNLKGGDIGPEKLKALLPLLPTEKELTSVRSYSGDLDRLGEAEKFYLQLSEVPSFALRIRAMLLKEEFPSRTSELKEQLNAVADACNKLKANKCLKEFLALVLQLGNYINAGSYAGNAAGFTLSTLPKLLEIKANKPRLTFLHYVVEVAEANNKEILQFTEDMSNMKEMARLSVELLQEEVMKLISDVKHVASQLKEDTSGIRVQFKDFFKAALKCSNELQQAMNKVKACTHALAKHFCEDPKKFKPEECFHLFAEFFTIIQRVRLENEEKRKSEQQQIQEQMETNKLIANGGRGRKKFLPHRQYTAAKQILRDICSKNFKLRRTEAQY; this is encoded by the exons ATGCTACAAAAGCTTGCACAGCTAGATCCAACAAATCCAAATGT GGACAGTGTGTGGGAAGCACTTGACTCACTTTCATCTGAAGCTATAAAACCTGGGTTTTCTATCCACAAAAAGCCAGCACAAACTCAAAAATATCATGAAAGAAGAGCTGACAGTATTAACAAAACACATTCTTTTGATATCCTTAATACAAGCACAGTGTCTACACAGACCGAGGTGGAATATACCAGAGAAGTAAAGCAACTTTGTGATAATGAGAAACAGCATCAGTTGTCACCATCAGAAGCAAAACTGTCATTCCCAgcaccacctcctcttcctcctcctccaccttgtCTGCCACTGCCACTTATTACAGTGGtgtcatcagctattccatcagctTCAGGGGTGCTATCACCTTCATCACTTGCAGGTtacagttctcaaaaaaaaaatcatgtacctTCACCTCCTCCAATTCCCAATAGTGACAGCTTTGAAACACTGATGTTACATAGGAGACATTCACTTCCAGCACATTTACCAGATTCTGCAAGTTTGTGGACACCAGTAAAAGACAAGTCTAACACACTACCACTGCCCAAGCGGAAGATGAAAACCCTAAGCTGGACAAAGATTCCAGTCTCTATGATAG GTGAATCTGTATGGACTGAAATGCAGAGCGAAGCAAAGAGTCTTAGAGTGGATTTCAAGCAAATGGAAGAACTGTTCTGTCAGAAAACTGCTACTGTGAAACATCGAAAGTCTTCTCCAGTAACACTTCCATCACCAATAACTCCCAAGATCACTTTATTGGAAACCAAGAGAGATTTGGCAGTAAACATTTATCTAAAACAGTTCAAATTGGGAGGAAAAGCAGTCATAGAAGTTATAAAGAACCTTAAAGGAGGTGATATAGGTCCTGAGAAACTGAAAGCTCTCTTGCCACTACTTCCCACAGAAAAAGAG CTGACTTCAGTCAGATCCTATTCTGGAGATCTGGATCGTTTAGGAGAGGCAGAGAAATTTTATCTTCAGTTATCAGAAGTACCTTCATTTGCCCTCAGGATTAGGGCAATGTTGCTT AAAGAAGAGTTTCCTTCAAGAACATCTGAACTGAAAGAACAACTAAATGCTGTTGCAGATGCATGCAATAAGCTGAAGGCTAATAAATGTTTGAAAGAATTTCTAGCACTAGTACTTCAACTTGGAAACTACATAAATGCT GGAAGCTATGCGGGCAATGCAGCAGGCTTTACACTCAGTACACTACCAAAGCTCCTAGAAATAAAAGCAAACAAACCAAGGCTGACATTCTTGCACTATGTGGTAGAAGTTGCAGAAGCTAACAATAAGGAAATATTACAATTCACAGAAGATATGAGTAACATGAAAGAAATGGCAAG GCTATCAGTGGAGCTGCTCCAGGAAGAAGTGATGAAACTTATTAGTGATGTCAAACATGTTGCATCACAGCTGAAGGAAGATACAAGTGGAATCAGGGTGCAGTTCAAAG ATTTCTTTAAGGCTGCTTTGAAATGCAGTAATGAACTTCAGCAGGCTATGAATAAGGTGAAGGCTTGTACTCATGCTTTAGCCAAACATTTCTGTGAAGATCCTAAGAAATTCAAGCCAGAAGAATGTTTCCATTTGTTTGCTGAGTTTTTTACCATAATTCAGAGAGTTCGACTG gaaaatgaagagaaaagGAAATCAGAACAACAGCAAATTCAAGAGCAGATGGAAACAAACAAACTAATTGCAAACGGAGGTAGAGGCAGAAAAAAGTTTTTACCACATCGACAATATACTGCAGCTAAACAGATTTTAAGGGATATTtgcagtaaaaatttcaaattACGTCGAACTGAAGCTCAGTACTGA